One window of Candidatus Poribacteria bacterium genomic DNA carries:
- a CDS encoding MFS transporter produces MKNDKKTIFGWCMYDCANSAYITTVIAAILPNYFAKAIVGEAGVDILGMNVSATALWGYMLATAAFCVFLFAPVLGAIADFSGAKKRFLMGFAYMGSIFATMLYFCRSGDIGLTILLFLGSQICFVGGNVFYDAFLPQIASEDKLDSVSARGYAFGYVGGSLQFTIALALVATQKTPESQAMAARIGMAMTGLWWAGWTLLTLKYLKEEKTPYQLP; encoded by the coding sequence GTATGACTGCGCGAATTCAGCCTATATCACCACTGTGATCGCCGCCATATTGCCCAATTATTTTGCGAAAGCCATTGTTGGCGAAGCAGGTGTCGACATTCTCGGCATGAATGTGAGCGCGACGGCGTTGTGGGGCTATATGTTGGCAACCGCGGCGTTCTGCGTGTTCCTCTTTGCACCCGTGCTTGGTGCGATTGCCGATTTCTCCGGCGCGAAAAAACGGTTTCTTATGGGTTTCGCTTATATGGGCAGTATCTTCGCAACGATGCTCTATTTTTGCCGGTCCGGTGACATCGGATTGACGATTCTGCTATTTCTCGGTTCTCAAATTTGCTTTGTCGGCGGTAATGTTTTCTACGATGCGTTCTTACCACAGATCGCCTCCGAAGACAAACTGGATTCCGTTTCTGCCAGAGGATATGCGTTCGGATATGTCGGCGGTTCGCTGCAATTTACTATTGCCCTCGCTCTCGTCGCCACGCAAAAGACACCGGAAAGCCAAGCGATGGCGGCACGCATCGGGATGGCGATGACGGGTCTCTGGTGGGCAGGTTGGACCCTGTTGACGCTGAAATACCTAAAAGAGGAAAAAACGCCGTATCAACTTCCAG